In Trichoplusia ni isolate ovarian cell line Hi5 chromosome 17, tn1, whole genome shotgun sequence, the DNA window ATGTCATTAGGGGTTGATTCACCCCTCTGTCGATCCTTTATTGCTATCTCTTTCACCCACCCCACTCGTAACCATCTCTTTCCTACGTGCTGTGTAAGGTGTGTCCAATTTTCGATCCCGTTATCCCTCTTTCGGCGGGAAAAGTTAATACGTTGAGAATACCGTGAGTCCTAGagtatttataattcaaaaccAAGAACCTATTTCATTCAGAAATTttaggttaaattaaattttaataattaagtatttatgtactaatgctaaaatatatttcttatacgTAAAACGAccattttcattacaaaacctttcgaattttaaatacacaaaccAAGCCTAAGTATGAAtgacttgtttattttgttgatatgagttgtatgtaggtatttattgttatcaGTCACTGCACTCGCTCGCGTGTATTTCGTaaatagattattataattatacatattttataacataattacaaACGTTGCTttgctttaaatttttaaattatttttaaggaatttcAGGTGCAAAAACgacaataaacaacaaataaaagtaaatcggTTTCCcacctctctacacccttaGGGCTATATTTCACTGGGACaccatggcggcgcaaccagttGCGCCACCGTGGTGTCCGTAAGCTACCAAACTAGACACCATACAGACACCAGAGTCGCCACACTACACTGAAGACAGAGTCAAAATGGACGTTGAAGAGACAGCACTACTGCTGTATGTACGTAGGAAAAGAgcgttaaagagaaaaaagaaacaatggtGGGTTCATCCTTATTTAGCCGATCGCTGTAAGAAAGGACAATTCGTTAACATATACGACGATCTAAGAAGATATCCGGATAAGTTTTTTGGCTATGTGAGGATGTCCTTGAGGTCCTTTGATGAGTTGTGTGAACATGATTTGTTGAAGCAATacacaatattaagaaaatcaaccgtggcggcgcaaccagtaaCATTCTGTGCACGCGTCCGAGTTGGTCGCGCCGCCAAATTGGTTGCGCAACCAAACGGACACCAGGTGAGTAACTCTCTATAGAGCTGTATACATTTTGTTGGTAGCGGcgactggttgcgccgccatggtGTCCCGGTGAAGTATAGCCCTTAGTCTCTCTGAATGGAGTGGCCTCCTGATACTATAGCACAATGGTTGTGATGGGAGCCCATTTTTGAATCGGCGCCATATAACCTGccaatttcatttaattttcatgtgtCGAAAGGCAGGCGGTTATTCCATAGttcgtttatatttaaaacaattataataatagccAAAATTTTAAAGAGCAGACTGGCCTCTGGTAGACTCGCCTCACATCTTTGACAAAAGTTCTAAATAAAATCTCTGAGGCTAGGTCTCTATCCTATGTATGTGGTATCCCGtggtttgaaaaataaaaacacgagAATAAACATCCGACTCATTTCAAATATTACGTCCTATTTTCATGCCTACCAATTAACTAGAGGATTGACCATCTCACAcaatcttgaaataaaaaacttagtaTGTAGTAAACCCATTCACTTTTAAGGATTTACTTATCACATCCTTTTGAGCTCCAAGAATTTCAGAGTTCACTATCTTATCGAGATTAAGTCATTAAAATGAAGTGAAGCGgataatgaatacaaaaaaatagttattgtgGGTAAGCAAGTTTTAAATCAAAGGATGGCTCGCTATGGAAATGGAAACATCTGTAAAACGTTAAAGTACTACACTCAAGACTATAAATGTACACCTAGTATCAAATTCGTTAAACCTcgattaaaatcagttcatatTCGTTTTAGATAAAGCAGTAAGACTTGTTCTATCAAGGACTTCGGTTAGAGTAAGCCTTTGCAGTTAAAGTATTTACTACATTCACTAACTTAACGAGAATAATATGTATGCATGTATATACCATAAAAGCTATTAAGCAACGTCTTTATCATAATTTCATTCATACTCCTAATATGTAAGTAAATTTGAGTGTAGGTTACTATTACACGCTTCATGTAAATATACGATTTAATGGATCACGGACATCACACGGCATACCAGAACGAGTTTATTTATAGAGACGAGTAAAAGCGTGTACAAAAAACATCGTCCCGAATGTTGGAAGCCTTCTGAGTGGTTCCGTTCGTTagtcagtattttttatacgcGTCAAATGCTCGAACCCTCGTCCAACCGATCGTGGGTTGGTGTAGGTCTTCATAAAAAAAGGACAGCATGgtaggtataaaaatgttttgttcggTCACCTTATGTTATAAATCAGGCAGACTATCTTAAATTCAAGGTACAGAATAACAGGTACACTATAtgaattttcaaatataaaactaaacccacaccttaaatatttttcaatgagAGTAAACAAGGCGGTTGTATTCAGCCGCTGTTAGGGTAGcacatactttaaaacaaaaacaggttTTGCTGTACTATGTAGTGGTTTCATTGTACCGCTCCCCTCCCGTCCGACTGTCTCGGCTCAGTAGATTCAAACTGTTCTCTGTTAATATAATGGCGGGAAAATTACGAAACCTAAAATTGAGATGATAGCttatgttaaaagtattttgttacaGTGGTTCGCAGACATGGATTTATATATCACCGATTCACTCCAGGACATGCTGGACAtggatattaaaaatgaaatcgcAACAGACCTCAGCAGTATGACCGATTTCACTGTTAGTACATTTCAATATTGTGTATCATAGTCTGCATTTATGATCAacctatttgtatgaaattaatcaattacgttttttatttacaggaCACCCTAGGATCACACTTTTCGGAGTTACCTCCTTTACTAGACATGGATACTGATAACTCTTCAACGTGGCTCAACAATAGTTCTAGCTTTGTCCATAATCTAGATTTATATGGGTCGGAGGCGAATGCAGTGATGGTTAATCCAAATTCTGTCATGCCCTCTTCATTTATCGAAACCCCAGTAAAAAGTATAGTAAAAGAAGAGGCTTCGAATGTGTTACTGACGTCTGCTGCTGCAAATGACGATTTAAGTAATAGTATATCACTTCCAAGTCCCAAAGAAGAAAAAAGTCATTTAACATTCTCTCCAAGTGCTATAAAAGTCTCAAAAGTTCAAGAATCCAatgaaggaaaattaaaaaaaagttcagaCCTAGAAGAAGCCACACAAATGGTGATTTATGTTAGGAAAAATGAAAAGCATGTTGTTAAGGATCTATTAAAAGATTTGGATAAGTCGAAAGTATCAAGTATATCGACTCCCACGACGGTCAGAATAAAAAGTCAATCAGAACTAATAAAGGTGAACAACAAAAGCTGTTCTATCTTAAATACAAGCCAAAAAGTTGCACACTCATTAGGaactaaaacaattatatcTGGTAATATACACATACTAGACCCGCAACAAATCAATACTTCTAGAACAATTTTAGCTAATGGAAATAAAAGCCAGGCAAcaatattaattgataattCTTTAAACAACAATaggcaaataattaaaacttctgTTAGTGGAGCATTTACTGTTGACACTAGCCAAGCTAAGTACGTGAATACAGTTAGCAAAAATAGTGGCGGAGAGTTTCCTAAACCGGCTTACTCTTACTCTTGTCTAATTGCTATGGCGCTAAAAAACTCAAGGACGGGTAGCCTACCTGTTTCagagatttataattttatgtggTAAGTTTAATACAGTCGAATGTTATCGTTATATTTTGCTAAAAACTAACcgtattaatttaagtttatttcttatttgCAGTCAACATTTCCCTTATTTTAAAACTGCGCCAAATGGTTGGAAAAACTCCGTTAGGCATAACCTTagtttaaacaaatgttttgaaaaGATTGAAAAGCCATCAACAAACGGAAGTCAAAGAAAAGGTAAtacgaatataaattaattttacatgaaTCGCAGTAATAAATATAAGACAATTAAACGAATAATCATTGTTTTCAGGTTGTTTGTGGGCTATGAATCCATCAAAAGTAGGCAAAATGGACGAGGAAGTTCAAAAATGGTCACGGAAAGATCCACAAGCTATCAAAAAAGCAATGGTGTATCCAGgtgaaaataaactttcatttgTATTATTCGTAAATACTTCAATACAATCAATTATATGTAACTATTCGCGATCGAGTTGAATCGAGACAATCGTCGTCGTATGAAACATACGTCGTACATAGGATAtgaatccaaaataaataattaaagctaCTTAGCACTTGTCATGCTTCAGTAAGACCGATAGTATATATAAGCCATACTTTTAAAGCTAGGCATactgataatttttattatttgcagaGAACTTAGAGGCTTTAGAACGTGGAGAGATGAAATACAGCGGGCTGGGTGGAGAGAACGACGTCGATGATGACGCGGATGTTGATCCTGACACAGAACTCGATGCGGACGTCGAAATAGATCCAGAGGTCAAGGAGGAAGTTGAAGAAGAAGAGGCTATTATAGAACAGGTGAGTTcttacaattaatattgaatattgcATTGTATGATTTAATCTATGTAGTAAGTTTTGGTCACTGTAGATGTCAGGTATCGCGACAAAAAGTAGCCTCTGTCCTTGCTTGAGGTTCGAGCTGTATCCCTACCAAATATGATTACAATAGATGGTTCATCTGTGGAACATCACATACGATAAGAATTACtttcacattaaataataatcctATAAGATCAAGCGGGGAATAACGATGGACTGGACGCCTTTAATAAGGAGTGACAACCCAATTAGCTCAAGATCAAAGGAAAGCAGGTCTTTGCCCTGCATTGGAATTGTTTGAGTTTATAATCTcttcaaagaattttaatttttgagtatTGTTTTAAAGCAATACTCAAACATTACAATATAAGgcttataaataagttatttctcaATCTTCGAAACTTTGAAACATAATTGAATTGGGCACGAAATAATGCTTATGTAACATATTGTCTTTAACAGGAGGTGTCTGATCAGGAGTTGGAAGTTGAAGAGGTAGTTGAAGGCACTGGCATGGTTGGTGGAACATACAGGTTGCTGGCCACAGGACCGTCATCACTTACCTCCTACATTACTGACGTGGAATCTGGCGAAGAAGTCAGCGATATTGAAGTAAGAACTCTCATTCATATGAATAAAACTTAGCTATTTAGCTCCCCAGTTACGCAATGACGGCTCCTAAATCAAATCGAAATCGTTTATTGCAATCCATAATGTACAATTACAGtggtaaagataaaataaaatttagaaacaattatggaccctgttgggcacagTAAAGTTTAAGTAATGGAAAAGAGGAAGAGCTCTTTatgaatttctaaatatttccacttatttaatctttgtattcTATTCTTCTATtcattgttaatatatttttaaacttttcatattatattatcaatcatttatttcacTAATTCTAACTATTCAACCTCGAAATACTCACATTATGGGATATTACGTTATATAGTTTTATAtctctttttttgtgaaaaaaacacACTAAGGAAtgtaatccttgtatcgcgggggggtttacaaacatacaactcacatgcactaagacacccagactcagaacaagcattcgtggatcacacaaatgcttgtcctacgcggggatcgaactcgcgacacgtcgcgcacagtgggtttggcgtggtgacctcaaccactctgctatccgtgcagtcatctATAAATGTactaacgattttttttctcttttcagaTCCTAGATCAATCATATGAAGAAATTGATATTGATGTTACAAAGCCTGTGAAATTGGATTTGTCTATGACAGAAAACTATACAAGTAAGTTAAACTTcaattatatacataaaaaaacaattggtaATTTCACGTGTTTCCCTGT includes these proteins:
- the LOC113502531 gene encoding uncharacterized protein LOC113502531 — translated: MCEIQDYSVELKDIYSNKYSWFADMDLYITDSLQDMLDMDIKNEIATDLSSMTDFTDTLGSHFSELPPLLDMDTDNSSTWLNNSSSFVHNLDLYGSEANAVMVNPNSVMPSSFIETPVKSIVKEEASNVLLTSAAANDDLSNSISLPSPKEEKSHLTFSPSAIKVSKVQESNEGKLKKSSDLEEATQMVIYVRKNEKHVVKDLLKDLDKSKVSSISTPTTVRIKSQSELIKVNNKSCSILNTSQKVAHSLGTKTIISGNIHILDPQQINTSRTILANGNKSQATILIDNSLNNNRQIIKTSVSGAFTVDTSQAKYVNTVSKNSGGEFPKPAYSYSCLIAMALKNSRTGSLPVSEIYNFMCQHFPYFKTAPNGWKNSVRHNLSLNKCFEKIEKPSTNGSQRKGCLWAMNPSKVGKMDEEVQKWSRKDPQAIKKAMVYPENLEALERGEMKYSGLGGENDVDDDADVDPDTELDADVEIDPEVKEEVEEEEAIIEQEVSDQELEVEEVVEGTGMVGGTYRLLATGPSSLTSYITDVESGEEVSDIEILDQSYEEIDIDVTKPVKLDLSMTENYTIHPTKRAKTSFIYQPVTTQTHTSRRKTPLVNRVALI